The region ACTAGAAGCTATATTTGTATCTTCAGAATCACAGAATTTTAGACAGATTTTTTTTATTTCTAGGAACAGTTCTTCTGGAATATTAGGGAGAGAACCTAGCCCTCGTAACCCATAAGAAATAAGATACTGGTCACCTGACTGAACCATACTCATTAATCTTTTATATCCAATTGTGAGATCCCTAGTTGCAAACCCAATATAAATAATATTTAGATATCCATATAATCTTTGCTCTCTTTGTTCAATAATTTCTATTTCTACGTTTTCTAAGCCATTATTTATATTTTCTGCCAGTTTTTTTATCGGCTCATAAAACATGTTTGAAGCATAATCATTTATTGATTTTTCATAAAATAATATTAAAAAATTAACAAAAATTTTAGGATTTATTATTTTGATATTATTTGCCATTCTTGAAAGAAGATTCGCGACGATAAAAACGTTTTTTCCTTTTGAGATTACAATAATAGCCGCATCATAAATATCTATTTGTTCATTATTAATAAAATTTGATATCTCATTATAAAACTCTATATTTTTATAAGATATTTCTTTTTCTAATGATAAAAGTTCTTCTATTAACTTACAGGGATCATTTTTTGCTTTTTGTAGTCTATTTCTAATTTTTGTATATTCCATTATAATCTAATGTTTTATTATTACTGCTGTGGTTTTTTTTATTTTAATGTACTACATTTTCGATGTTTATAAAACAAAGAAATAGAGAGCATGGTATAATTAGCATTTGCTAATACTTATAGATATGTTTAGATTTTTATGAGTCACCATTTATACCTCGACTACTTTAATCATTTTTCTTAGTTGGTTCTGGATTATTATATTACCTGATTCTAATAATCCTGTAATAGAAACCTCAAAAAATTGTATTAACTTCGGGAGAAGCAAGGTTCTAAGTTTTTTAGTTTTGTCTGATAAAAGATGATGTATCGTAGGTTGAGGAAAATCAATTTACCTAGATAAATTACAGGCGCAACCCGGGTTTATTTAATGGATTTAACACAATATTTTTTTAAAGGCATAAATTAACTCAATTATCTACGAATCTGATAGAATTTTACTGCCGCAGCCTTTCCGTGTCATTAAGTAAGCATGTATTTAAGAACGGAGAATAGTTTTACCTTATAAGCTTATTAACTTGATTGATAACACTCTCATTATCTTCACAATACTTTGAAGTTAAAGGAAGCGGTATCCTAACTTTATAAAGCTCTCCACCATTCACCAAAACAAATGCCTGCCCCTTGGGCAAAGAAATAATATCATTCACCTCAATCATAGGTACGGAATTAGTTTGAACTCGATCTTCATTTGTCGTATTAAAATAAACGCCATCTTCACCATGTGGCGTATCATTAACCATAGATACTTGTGTATGTCCGACTACACCAACTTGGGGTAATACTTTTACTAAAAGATTAGCCGTTTCTTCATTCTTAACTCTTAGCATAATCAAAGTATTGAAGTTACCTTCGGAAACATCAGCTTTTGCTTTTGAGCCAAGTGCTACTTCCATATCTTGAATTGTTTGCGCATAGGCTGTGACTTGGAAACCTGCGCCACCGGCTTTATTTAAGATTTTCACAAATGAATCTTGGATAATTTCTGAGAGTTCATCGCAGTGGAGATTTAAACGGTAATGAGCGTTACTTTCTTTATATATTTTTCCAGCAGTTGATACTAAGTCAGATAGAAAGGCTTTACCCACAGCTTGAGCGATATTGGGATTGGTTAAGCTATCAAGGCCTATATAAATTACTTCCTTTTCTTTAATTGCTCTCATTAGCTCAATTTCATTGTTACTTTGATTAAATGAAAATACCTTTGAGGCATTACTTTTATTAATTTCAGACAGAACGGGGCCAACGCTTGCGGTAATTTTATCGTAGTAATGTTTATCCATAATAGCGGCATCATAGAGATCAATGAGTATTTGATCGTGTAGGCTTTCTACGTTTCCAGAGCTGATAGTTCTAGAAATATAGTTTTTCAGGTATTCAATGACCGCTTTTGTTCTATCCATAGGCGCTATATGTTTCTTCTTGCGGTTTGATTTCTCTTCATAAGTAGTAAGAATTTCTTCAATTTGGGAATGGTAGTCGGAATAATGTTGTGGCATGATCGTGTCAGCATAGGCCATAAGTAATTGATTTAAGCGGCTAATGTAAAAAGCAATGGATTTATAAGTGATTGGCTGCTGCATTTCCTCGAGGCAGATGGCTACAATATTGACGTACTTCCAAGCAAATGCAGCAAACTGCTTGCCTTCTCCTTCGGCAGCGATTGCATCTGTGATGCGTGTTGCTACTTCGCTTACTTGATCATAATTTTTTAATGGGTTGTATTGGGCAGACAAGTTAGGGAAGCCTAAGTGTACAATACGAAAATCTTTTAGCCGCCCTGATACTTCACAAGCAGCGTACATATCATGAACTAAATCTAAGTCGCCTTTAGGATCAACAACAATAACTGCCTCACCATTTCTAATGTCTTGATTAATTAAAATACTAGCTAGCCTTGTTTTTCCTACACGCGTTGTGCCAACAACGAAAGTATGCCCCACACGAACCTCTTGCGGAATATAAATGGGGGAGTCTTTCTCACCTAAGCCATGCAGATAGGGGCTACCGCCTACGGGTGGATCGGGCCTGAAGGGATTAAGTTTAGTAGGCCAGTTAAGCCACTTAGCTAAAAAGTAATTTTCATGGTTTTGACAAAATTCTCTGGCTTTCCGGTAACATTTCCCTCGTTGCATAAATGATTCATTTTCAATTTGCTTAATCTGATGCAAACGTTGAGTATGATGAGGTAACCAGCGAAAGCCTTTGCCTAAAAACAACCATTTTTTTGATAAAGGAATTTGGGCAGTAGATAAGGCGTAGTAGGGCATAGCTAATAAACGCCAATGAAAGCGCTTAACTTTTAAGCCTTGTAATCCTCTTAATATACTTAAATAGCTTAGTCCTGTTGCTGCATAGCATCCCATGCTTTGTGTCAAAAGAAAAAGATGAGGTTTATGTAGTGCAAGGAAAGCTAGAGCAGCACAGGTAAAACTAGTATAAAGTTCAGTAGGCTCACGAAGCAAGTTTTCAACTGGGTAATCTGCCATACTTATCTCCACCAAATTAAAGCTTCTAGGAATAATATTATGCCAAGTAAGTACCAGCGCACGCTTAAGGCTAGCTTCATTTGTAATGGAGTAATGTCATACCCTTTATAATAAATGAGAGTTTGAATGAATTTTGGCCAAAGCATATAAAGAAGAAAGCAGAATAAAAGATGGCTTACTAAAAGAGTAATTTGATGAGCTTGTAAAAAATGTTGTACTTCATTTAAAGGCTTGCTTAAGTGTATTAACTGTGGCGTAAGTAAAAAGAGTAGAAGGGCTGGTAGGAATATTTTAATTAAGTTTATAATGATTGAACGAAAATAATAAAACATGGAATGTCTCCTTATGATTAAATTTATCAAAAGTCATCAATCCATGGCTATTACGGCATTAAAAATCCTTTGGAAGGGAATACTTATAGCATTACAAGTAATGCTTATGTTTGCTTCTGATCGTCGTTCTAATTCGCGCTATTTGCCTTATCAAGCTCAAGATTTATATAAAAAAGGATTGATAAGTGCTGCTGAATACAATAAAGCAATAAAGGCTGATTCATTATAATCTTCCTGCGCTAGCTACCTTAACACCTGCTTTTAAGGCTTGAGCACCAGAGTGTGCTGCATTTTCACTATGAGTGTTAGCTTCATTAATTAATCCCATAAGACCTGCTCCTGCCTCGGTGCCAAAATGGCTGGAAAGCTTAAGTAATAAGAAAGGAGCGATAAAATAGAACATAACGGCTATATTGCGCATCGCAGAGAGTGCATCGTTTTTTCCAAGGGGATCGAGTACGCTTCGTTCTACAAAGCCTACTAAGTGCCAGAGATACTGGATAAAAATAGCCATAATAAATAAGCCGCATAAGCTTCCTAATGCTCTAGTACTATAGCCACTTAGCGCTAAGATGAAGGGTGTCATAATAATTAAGAAGAAATAAATAAAGGCTTGCATAACAGGTAATGTTTGCATAATTGATTCTCTTTTTAATGGTGTAGAAGTCCAAGATTTGGCCCACTGACCCATATTAATCAATTCTTGCGTGATAGTGCTGCTGACTGAGCCATTTGTATTATCAATAAGGTTTCTAACACTGTTAATTTGCATGTCCTTGCTATCATTTAATAGCATTTTGGCAATATAGTCCTCAGAACTTAAATTTGAATTCCATGCTTTAGGGTGCTTATTCTTATACTCTCGGACGCGATCGAGAACAGCAAAATAGTTAAGATGGCTATCAAACATACCAGCTTTATTAGCTACATCAACTAAGTCACTACGAAGCTTTAACCACCACTGATTACAGGTTGGATAACCTTCTTCAGGTAGATGTTTTGTATCAATATCACCACGCTCAGCTGCGTTTTCTAAATTACTATTAGGCGCTTCTTTAAAACTAAATCCAGGCACAGGTTGGCGGGCATGGATTTTGTCATAGTAAATCGTTTGATAGACTTTTGATCCTATCCATTTGAGATCTTCCTCACCGCCATATTTTTTAAGAATATCCTCAGCTTTTGTTTTATCATGAGATTCGCTGTAATAACTGTTTCTCGCTTCTAAAAAACATTGACGATGAAATTTTAGCGCTGATTCACGAACATCCGCTGGAAGATAAGTTGATATTAAATCGCCTTCTATGGCTTGCAGGCTATCTGTACAGCCAGTTACTTTCATTAAGCCATAGGTTAATCCTGACATGTAGTTTTGAAGGATAGCAAAGCCAATTGGCATTTTAACATCTGATGTTAATACATCAGCAAATGCTTCATCATAAGTTGTGCCAGTATCTTTTAAGATAGATGTTTTAACATTGCCTTTAAGTCCGCACATTGGTTTAAAATTTAGAGCTTTTTCTTCTAAGGGTACACAGGGATAAACAAAGATAGCACAGATCAAAAAAGTCACTGTTAACTCATAGAGAAAATTATTAAGGGCGTATTCAGCGGCATGATGAGTTGATCCTGAAGGAGCTAATACATTTTTTAAGAAACGATACGCCACCATTAAAAAGCCTAAATAAAGCGCTCCTGTTTGCCAAAGAGCATTAAATAGGATTTCATACTGTTGCCAGCCTAAGTAAGTGGTATAAAGAGATAAAGGGCTAAAGACAACCATATCAAGCTCCTTTATTCTCAGGTTTTAAATAGACGGCGCCATTCTTAATGATGGGTTGCTCGTGATCGTCACCTGGTAAACCTTTCGCAATATCTTGATGGCGTATGTCCATTAACATGCCTAATGTTTCTGTCATCATTTTCTTGCGAACTTCATTTTCAAAAGCAAGTGAATGAATGTCATCATCAAGCTTTTTTAAAGCGAAGCGCACCATGTCTAGAGCTGGTTTTAAATTTTGCACTTCTTGTACTTGTAATCCTGTCTGTAAAATACGTCGCATCATTAATGCTTTATCCAACATATTTTGCACGGCAATTTCTTCAGCAAGTTTAGAAGTGGTTAAAATCTGTTCTTCTCGCGGCATACGCTGTACGGTCATGATAATTTCATCAGTAATCATCAGGGTTGATGCGCTAACAAGTTTTAGTTTATCCTCGGTAAGTGGCCATTTCTTATCGACTAATTGCCAAAGAGCTTTGGAAACGTTATTGGTGCAAGTATTGCTGCTATCGCAACTCTGTAATAGGGCAGATAAACCTATACCCGCTTTAGCATCATGATTAGCTGTTTTTGATTTATCTTCAGTGGCACTGACATGAATATCACCTAAGACTTTTACGGCCCAATTTGCTGCTTCAATTGGATTTTTCCAGCTTTGGGTTAATGGTGTTTTGACTGTAGGCGCTTGTTGAGTATCGAGCGGTGTTCGGTTGAGTAAGATATTGTAGCCAGCAATAACCACATCATTAATTACTTTAATTGGTCTTTGATATTTTCCACCAGCGTTCCCTTTTTCATGACCTATCCAAGGTAGGCCATATTCATCTCTCTTTTGAGCGATTGTTTTTGCTGTTTCGCGTACATCTACATTACTGGTTTTAGCACGCTTAGCTGCTTCAAGCCAACCTTGACTGTCTGAAACAGACAGTATGCTTTCCATTGGCGATTGTCCTTCTTCTAGTGTTTTTTTGATGTCCTGGCAATCTTTAACTTTGATTAAAAACTCATTTTGTGCCCCAGCTGCGGTGTTTTGTAACACGTTATATAAAGCTGGCATCGATTGCTGCAATTTATACATAGGAAAACCAGCTACAGAACCTTTTAAGTTCTCAATAATGCTGCCTGGAATATTCATGGCGGATGACTTCATATCTTGAAAGGTATTGGTAATGGAGACCACAGGATTAAAGCCATTGCAAGTGAAGCCAAGTCGACTATTAACATGTCCACCTATGGTTATCGTTTGATCATTGTTCACAGGTGGGATATATAAATTAGAAACGCCGCCTAATTTATAATAATATTCAGATTCATTAGGAAGAAACGAGCCAGCTAAGACAAGTGATGAGGTTAAACTGGTAATTAATATAATTATGGGCTGCTTCATTGCTACACCTACCTTTTTTCTGGATGTTTAACTTTTGGGAAGGATAAGGATGCGATGTATTTACCACGATGCTGAACGCAACCTCGATATTTACGCCAAACTACGAAAATATAATTACCGTTACCCGCTGCCTCATCAGCAATGCCGAAATCATTTGCATTGGCCGCATTGATATTACGGTTTCTAGGATAAACCTCTTGCCAGATGACATGTCTTTGGCGTGGGTCAAATGTAACGTTGGCAACAACGCAGTTTTTGCCACATGAATTTTTAGTGCTCTGTGTGACATGGAGACTATTCTTATTGGTAACGATATCAGCAGCATGCATTGCAGCAACTACTGATGCACGAAAGCGGGAGGGCTGAGTAACACGCATCAACCTTGGAACTTCGTGCCCCCATATTTGCCCAATGCTACCAATATCATGATTAATGAGTAGCTGAGCGTGGGTAAGCATATAAGCTATTTCTGCTACTTCTGTTCTATCAGAAACCGCATCGGCTTCACTAATATAATATGGGGAGCCATAATGAGTTTCTGCTCGATGTGAAAGATAAGGAATTCGATACAATCCAGCAGGGCTGCCAATGACATCAACGACTCGAGTACGCTCGTCATTAATATGCATGCTATTAATTTGGCCAGCATCCTCACCAAAACCTAAAGTAGAGCCAGTGGCTAGTTTATAAGTGTGTTGATAAACGGCTTGACTTGCAGAATTTTCAAATAATGCTTTTGCTTCAATCCACGGATTAGTCTCAGGCTTGTTAGCAACCGTCACAATTAAATCAGGTAAAAATTGTTCCACTGCTGGAACAGCAACAAGTTTTGGTGGGAATTTTCCTTCAGCCCAAGTGCAGCTACCGATAATTTTATAATGTGAATTACTTAGTGTTTTACTTATAACGCGTGTTGCAATAGTAAACGTACTAATTGGATGAGGTGGCTGAATACTTTCTTTAGCTTGTACAGTTAAACAAGTTATTAGTGTTAAAATTATTAGATTAATCGTTGTAAAAGCAGTCCTCTTGTTTTTGCTTTTGACTTTTGTTTTCCAAGCGTTTAGCAATAATTTCTGCAGCTTCAAGGACATCATGTTCATTCTCCAAAGCATTTCGCTCAGCCTTTTCTGCCTTTTCATTCATAAGCAAGGCAAGTAGGTAGCGCGGTGGAATAACACGAAATAATCCTTGATAACGTGAACCTAATAAGACAGCTTCTGCATACAGGCCTTTTTGTGAATCAATATCCCTGATTAAGGCTTCCTGCTGCGAGGTTAACTGTTTAAATCGTTTAACATCATTAATTTCTTTTTCATCTAGGCCTAACAAAATCCAAGTTTCAATGAGCGATAAAATTTTGGTAGCTTTTTCAGAATTCATATCGGTAACGTTTTGTGTAATAGCAGCAAGCCACAATCCCAGTTTTCTTGCGACTTTGGCTACCAATAAACAGGCTGTGACAACTGAAGGAATCTGAAATTGCAAATGTGATTCGTCAATAAATAGAAAAGTGGGCCGATTATCATTTTGTGTTGCTTCTGCCATGCCAAGTATTCTTGGCAGCAAAGACACCATCACTAATGCTAGTTTCCCTGGCTCGTCTTTAATGGCTGAAATGTCAATATGAAAAATATCAAAATCACCTAAAGGTTCAGTAGGTACATTAAAAAAACGGGATTTCGCACTGTTAATGACATAACTGTTAAGGCGATCGTGCATATCTAGGATACGGTCTTTCTTACGTGCAACTGTTTCTTTCTCCATGCGCCGTTTAAAGGCTGCTACAACATGTTCAGTTAACATTTGCGGTATATCATTATTAAATGAAGTTAAAATAGCATCACTTAAGACTTCAATTAAAAGTGTTTCATCAGCTAGAGTAAATTGCTCTTCCTCTAAAGGATTTGCTTCGGTAATCATAGTACGCAAAGCTAAAGCAAGTTCAGCAAGGTAGGAGCGAGAATCATTGCATGCAAGATCCGCAGGATTGGCAGGCTGCTTTAGGTTTTCTTGCATATCTATTATCTTTTGCGCAATCAAAGCTGCCTGCTCTGAATTCAGATTATCTGTGATTTCAGGGATAGCTTTGTAAGCCTCGCAAAAAGGGTTTAACGGAACGGCTTCACCTTTTTTATTGCTAAGCAATAACTGTTTAGTATTTTTACCATAAGCCTTAGCATGAATAAGCATACGGTCAAAGGAATTACCCATTTCAAATAACACAATGCGGGCATTTTTAATCGCCATTAAAGTATTAATCATCCAGCCAATTAAGACTGACTTACCACCACCTGAATTAGCAAATATGGCACAGTGAGAATTTTGACTAATAAATTCAGTATGTAATAAATCAAATAAAACAGGCTCACCTAAGCGATTAAAAAAAGTAAAGCAGGGTAGGTGCTTTGTACCTTGGTTGCGGCCATAAACAGGCAGTAAGGCAGCAAGCTCTGATGCATAAAGCAGACGGTCAAAGCGTAAATATTTTCGCGCGAAGGCCGGAGCAAAATTAAAAGGAAGCGCACAAAGATAACTATTTAGTGGATGTAAATCATACTGCGATGGTATGAGTGGCATTTTAGCGTCCACGAATAGATCTTTTAATTCTTTTTCAATGTGAAGCGCTTTTTCTTCTGTCTCTGCGCGATAGAAAACAGCTTGAGTAACCCAGAAGAGTCGATTGCCTGTTGCTAATTCATCACGTGCTGTTTTGATATCTTGTTTTACTTGCGTTGGCTTTAAACTTGTTCCAATAATACCTTTTTCTAAGCGCATTAAGTGCGCATCAAGCGCTTCATCATTGCTAAAAATTACTTGGATTGTGTAAGTAGCTCCTTCAGGTAATTTATCGAGTAGCGCATAGCGATGTTTAGGATTGGCTTGTAGGCGCTCTCGTGACAGTAAACCAATATCTGGTGCCTCACGTAAGCCATCGACATATAAAATGCGATGATAGTAGTTATCAAAAATAAAGCTCCGATTATCACTTTGAGGAGGCGTAAAAAACACAGCTTGGGCAAGGGTATATCCTGCAGGTTTTTTCTTTATTGGATAGGGAAAACGCGCAAGTAATTCCTCTATATTCCCTTGGGTTAATTGAGGATTAGGATTAAACCATCTTAACCACCAGTAGTAATAATCTTTACCGGTTAAACGTTTTAATTGTAATCCGGGCGAGCGCAATTTACTTTCAATTTGTGCTATTACCTCTACGTGTTCAGTAAGAGTATGTTCTCTCGTTGGCTTAAGTTGTTGATATAAGCGATAGAAAAGAACTCGAATTCGCCGACGCCGTCCTCGATAGGGCATATTTGTTTTAGGATCATGAAAAAGCCCTTCGGGCTTGGTCATTTTAGTCATTAAGCTAGCCAACCGGTGACAATAATCTTGAGTAAAGGGATTGTTGGCAAGACTAGGATCAAGGTGGCCTTTAATATGTTTAAGCACGGGATTTAAGCTGTAGTCATCATTAACATACATTTGCATAACCCACGGGTCTTCTTTGTAAAGTGGTACAACTGAAGCAAAGGTTTCTTTTATTTTTTGAAAGATTACTTCCAGGTGGTCAGGTGCGGAAGCTTCTGCTGGAATACTAGCAAGTTCAAAACCAGAACCGATGCTAATCCCATCTTGTAATAAGAAAAGATTTTCCTTATCGCAGAAATCGACAATAGCCCATTGATCAGGTAATGAAAGTAACTTATTTTGATAACGTGCTTTAACTGCTGCTTCAGTAATTGGGCAGGGGTTACCTTCTCCAATCAACCAGTTATTTAATGATTTTAGCCATTGCTTCATAACTTTCCTTAGTAATGCTCGGACGCTAAAGCAAATTGATTTTGCTTATACAGGAAGAAGCTGGTTGTATAGCCGGGTTTAATTAATTGCTCATCACCAATTAGTGCTACATGTGGAAAGACATAGATTGGAATGTGCGGATTATCTAAGGGCTTAAATAATGACTGAATTTCATTTGCTGCTGTACGAGTATAGCCAGCATAATTGACCAGCTTTGCTTGCTTCACATTCCAGCGCTCTATAGGCTTTTCAATACTTTTTTGATAAAGCTCGCTAACTGTTAAACCGCCTTCTGGTAAAGGCTGTGTTGATTTTATAGACGAAGCACAAGCGCTTAAGGCAAGGGCACTAGCGCAGACTAAAATCGTGTAGCGTTTTTTGTGATTGACCATAATCTAATACTCTCCCGTTGACATCTTTATCTAGGTGAATGGTTTGGGTAATATGAAGCGATAATTGTGTAGGTTTATAACCGCTTGGCGTTAAGAAGCTAGCTGGTACAAACACCATGTCAAAGCTGCCTTGAATGCGCTTTTCAAGCCATTCGGCTCCTTTTATAGTGCCTTGTGATAAAGCGCCACCAAGCGCATAATTTCCCAGCGAGCCTGTTGGTATGCTTGTGGTGCCATTGATATTAGCGTTGTAAGACATTTGCCATTGCGATAAGGCGTTGCCAAATCCTTTTATGCTGTCACTGGCGACCATTGTCGTTAAAAATTGTGGCGCGTTAGTAAAGTACTGCCCTTTAATACAAGGATTGCCGAAGGCGGTAGTGAGATAGCCTAAGCTTTCATTATTAACAAGTTCAGCTGTACCAGTCATTTTTTCTTTTCCTACCGTTACGAAGTGGCCATCAGTAAATACAAATAAGGCAGACGTAACGTAAGCTCGCACACAGCTGATGTTATCGAGAAAAGAACCAACCCCAATCGCATAACCATTTACTTTCATGCCAGAGATAGTTGGAGGTAGGGCGATGCCATTGGCTGCTATTAAATCACCACGATTAATGATTGCAGAAAAAGGAAATAGAGGTTGCATTAATTTTCCCTCAACGGGGACTTCTCCGATTAAGGCTGACAGTAGAGTGGTATGTCCTAAATCAGATCCTGCAGGAATGGTATAGTAAGGAATGGTTGTTTTTTCGCTCTTCTTTTTAGAGAGTGTTGTTTTTTTAGTAGTAGTTTGCCGCTTTGCCTTAAGTCGTTCCCAATAAGCAAGTTCGGCTTGATTACTTTCTTGCTTTATAAGTATTTGGTCAATGTCTTTAATTCCAGCGCTAGGTGATGGTTTTAAGTCTTGTGTGTTTTCAATAGAGTAGGTAGTAGATTCTGATCCATGCGTTGGCTTTATCGATAGTATTTGTTCTTTAAGTGTATTTAATTCTTCAAGTAAGTTTGTATCAAGTGAGGCTTGATTCTCTGAGGATTTGTTATTTGTTGCTTGATGTTCTGCTTCTAAAGATAATAACTTTTGTTCAGTCTCTTGTAAGCGAGCAGCGACATCCCGGATATTGTCGTTAAACTGACTGGCAATTGCCTCATTAAAATTATTCGGATTAGCGATTGGTTCGTGCGTTGACGTTACTGTATGATGACTGCTATTGAAAAAAATTAAAGCAGTAACGCCAACTACACTTCCTGTTAATACTTTTAGGCCTAGGTTTTTTGTCATCGTACGAACTCCTTATCGGCGGTAAAGGCCTCATTAAAAAGACGCTCTGAGACGAGAAATACGGTCGTAGTATCGTATTCACCGCGAGGCTTGAGTGTATTTGTAGGATAAAAGGAAGCTGTTTGCCAACGGCCAAGAAGGCGGCGAGGATCTAAAATAATTTCTTTATTTAATAAATTTTTTAACTCAACCGCAGTTACATACAGATCGCCACCTTGCCATGAGATTAAAGGATATGCTTCCACACTAGCTCCATAGAAAAGATTAATTTGGCGATAGGTTTGCATAGGTACACGATTGACTCCTTCTGGAATAGTTAGAAGGCGAGCTGGTACGTAAAGAGATTGGATGGCAAAGCGGGTAAGCGTAA is a window of Legionella busanensis DNA encoding:
- a CDS encoding TIGR03752 family integrating conjugative element protein is translated as MTKNLGLKVLTGSVVGVTALIFFNSSHHTVTSTHEPIANPNNFNEAIASQFNDNIRDVAARLQETEQKLLSLEAEHQATNNKSSENQASLDTNLLEELNTLKEQILSIKPTHGSESTTYSIENTQDLKPSPSAGIKDIDQILIKQESNQAELAYWERLKAKRQTTTKKTTLSKKKSEKTTIPYYTIPAGSDLGHTTLLSALIGEVPVEGKLMQPLFPFSAIINRGDLIAANGIALPPTISGMKVNGYAIGVGSFLDNISCVRAYVTSALFVFTDGHFVTVGKEKMTGTAELVNNESLGYLTTAFGNPCIKGQYFTNAPQFLTTMVASDSIKGFGNALSQWQMSYNANINGTTSIPTGSLGNYALGGALSQGTIKGAEWLEKRIQGSFDMVFVPASFLTPSGYKPTQLSLHITQTIHLDKDVNGRVLDYGQSQKTLHDFSLR